In the Candidatus Cloacimonas acidaminovorans str. Evry genome, one interval contains:
- a CDS encoding ECF transporter S component — MSIFRRFTVKDLIIITSIAALGIAIKPIINPVTKLISTPLGIPGGSITGGLYMLWLVLAVVIVDKPFTGTLYGLLQSILVLLIGMAGKMGAFSLVAYTAPGIVADLLFWLLPYKDKLITHLFLCGCANLTGSLISSAIFFQMPTVMIVFNTCMAFSSGILGGYLGFGIYQSLKAARIIQ, encoded by the coding sequence ATGAGTATTTTCCGGCGTTTTACGGTAAAGGACTTAATTATAATCACTTCCATAGCCGCTTTGGGAATTGCCATAAAACCGATTATCAATCCTGTAACCAAGTTAATTTCCACTCCTTTGGGAATACCTGGCGGTTCAATTACCGGTGGACTTTATATGTTATGGTTAGTTTTAGCGGTTGTAATAGTAGATAAACCCTTCACCGGAACGCTTTATGGTCTTTTACAGTCAATTTTGGTATTACTTATTGGAATGGCAGGGAAAATGGGTGCTTTTTCTTTAGTGGCATATACTGCACCGGGAATTGTTGCAGACCTGTTATTTTGGCTTCTGCCCTATAAGGATAAGCTGATAACTCATTTGTTTCTATGCGGTTGTGCCAATTTAACCGGCTCTCTTATTTCTTCCGCTATTTTTTTTCAGATGCCTACTGTGATGATAGTTTTCAATACTTGTATGGCTTTTAGTTCCGGTATTTTAGGCGGCTATCTTGGTTTTGGCATTTATCAATCGCTGAAAGCAGCAAGGATTATTCAATGA
- a CDS encoding deoxycytidylate deaminase, translating to MERPSWQQYFMEMAYLASKRSTCLRRKVGAVLIRDNQIIATGYNGSPKGVPHCEDIGCLREQQKVPSGKNQELCRGVHAEQNAIIQAAINGSSTRGAILYCTNQPCSICARLIINAEIKTVYIAEPYPDELGEELFREAGVELIQFDLQSNTLKKLI from the coding sequence GTGGAAAGACCTTCCTGGCAACAGTATTTTATGGAAATGGCATATCTTGCTTCCAAGCGTAGCACTTGTTTACGCAGAAAAGTTGGAGCTGTTCTCATTCGTGACAATCAAATTATAGCTACTGGCTATAACGGCAGTCCTAAAGGAGTTCCCCATTGTGAAGATATTGGTTGTTTAAGAGAACAGCAAAAAGTTCCTTCGGGCAAAAATCAAGAACTTTGCCGAGGAGTTCATGCCGAACAAAATGCTATAATTCAGGCAGCTATCAATGGTTCTTCTACTCGGGGTGCCATTCTTTACTGTACCAATCAGCCCTGCAGTATCTGTGCCCGTTTAATTATTAATGCCGAAATTAAGACCGTTTATATAGCTGAACCCTATCCTGATGAATTAGGGGAAGAGCTTTTTAGAGAAGCAGGTGTTGAACTTATCCAGTTTGATTTGCAGAGTAATACCTTAAAGAAACTAATCTGA
- a CDS encoding putative glycoside hydrolase, whose protein sequence is MQKKGFKLLFCFFLMIFFNLCIIKPLEGISYPRTFNYYLDNFSQSQNSILVPALAQYDFLVLDMEMGEVNPQALSEIRSINPNIKILAYMTVEEITTNYCYPGTHPLRHQLQNEIQASWWLKTANSQNVSFWQGTWMLNCTPCCPEVNGKKWTSYFSSFITNEILSNSLWDGFFADCLFASVSWINSSIDCNNDSIIDDPQWLDAQWKLGIENFLTQLRQYNPNKLIVGNGNYYLWDNLNGMMFEELEGGNSNFGFNLSWAQFFYYQQFLDTFNQYPVCNLVIARQPNDNPYNYQHMRLILTATLMGSAYFGIDKGPDDHSDTWWYDEYNVDLGQPLESGQILGENPLYNGSFANLNYWQTEVHYPLNPSNSFLLGNEGGNTYAECHINNTDGVNWHYALKQDNNSSLYFLKYEPYLIEFRARADHNRIIQVTVSENFGNYNWLTSAITVELTTEWQNYTFIVTSMNTANLTPNQIRFIFFMGQENGTVCIDDVSIKHININRILKREFENGIVLCNPTSTSKTINLTRTYYHFEGSQAPQINNGLPCTSVNLPAYDGVILLSTPPQPLESPIVTINKTPEGILLNWQPVSGATSYRILRSDDPYTGFENIATITNTNFLDVLSNRKFYKVIAIP, encoded by the coding sequence ATGCAAAAGAAAGGTTTTAAGTTACTTTTTTGTTTTTTCTTAATGATATTTTTTAACCTTTGTATAATTAAACCATTAGAAGGGATATCGTATCCCCGAACTTTTAATTATTATTTAGATAATTTTTCTCAGAGCCAAAATTCTATCCTTGTACCCGCTCTTGCTCAATATGATTTTCTGGTATTGGATATGGAAATGGGCGAAGTTAATCCTCAAGCATTAAGTGAAATTAGGAGTATTAATCCCAATATAAAGATTTTGGCTTATATGACAGTTGAGGAAATAACTACTAATTATTGTTATCCAGGAACACATCCTTTACGCCATCAACTTCAAAACGAAATTCAAGCATCTTGGTGGTTGAAAACTGCTAATAGTCAGAATGTTTCGTTTTGGCAAGGAACATGGATGTTAAATTGTACTCCTTGTTGTCCTGAAGTAAATGGAAAAAAGTGGACGAGTTATTTTTCCAGTTTTATTACCAATGAAATATTAAGTAATTCACTTTGGGATGGTTTTTTTGCTGATTGTTTATTTGCGTCGGTCTCTTGGATCAATTCGTCAATAGATTGTAACAATGATAGCATAATAGATGATCCGCAATGGTTGGATGCACAATGGAAATTGGGTATAGAAAACTTTTTGACACAACTAAGGCAGTATAATCCAAATAAGCTAATAGTGGGAAATGGGAATTACTATCTATGGGATAATTTGAATGGAATGATGTTTGAAGAACTTGAAGGAGGTAATTCAAATTTCGGTTTTAATTTATCTTGGGCACAGTTTTTCTATTATCAACAATTTTTAGATACATTCAATCAATATCCTGTATGCAATCTTGTTATTGCCAGACAACCTAATGATAATCCTTATAATTATCAACATATGCGCCTTATTCTAACTGCCACTTTGATGGGTTCTGCCTATTTTGGTATTGATAAAGGACCCGATGATCATTCTGATACCTGGTGGTATGATGAATATAATGTTGATCTGGGACAACCTTTAGAAAGTGGACAAATATTAGGTGAAAATCCTTTATACAATGGAAGTTTTGCTAATTTGAACTATTGGCAAACAGAAGTTCACTATCCTCTTAATCCTTCAAATAGTTTCCTATTAGGAAATGAAGGAGGTAATACTTATGCTGAATGCCATATCAATAATACGGATGGAGTAAATTGGCATTATGCATTAAAACAAGATAATAATAGCTCTCTCTATTTTCTTAAATATGAGCCCTATTTAATAGAATTTAGAGCTCGTGCCGATCATAATAGGATTATTCAAGTTACAGTTAGTGAGAACTTTGGCAATTATAACTGGCTTACAAGTGCAATAACTGTAGAACTTACTACAGAATGGCAAAATTATACCTTCATCGTAACATCAATGAATACTGCTAACTTAACGCCAAATCAAATAAGATTCATATTTTTTATGGGACAAGAAAATGGAACTGTTTGCATTGATGATGTTAGTATCAAACATATAAATATAAATCGTATTTTAAAACGCGAATTTGAGAATGGAATTGTCCTCTGTAATCCTACATCCACTTCTAAAACTATAAATCTTACAAGAACTTATTATCATTTTGAAGGTTCTCAGGCACCCCAAATTAATAATGGTTTGCCCTGTACATCTGTAAATCTTCCAGCTTATGATGGAGTTATTCTACTTTCTACACCTCCCCAACCTTTGGAAAGTCCAATAGTAACAATTAACAAAACACCAGAGGGTATCCTTTTAAACTGGCAACCTGTATCTGGTGCAACTTCTTATAGAATATTGCGTTCTGATGATCCTTATACCGGCTTTGAAAACATTGCTACTATTACAAATACTAACTTTCTTGATGTGCTTAGTAATCGTAAATTTTACAAAGTGATCGCTATACCCTGA